CGTTGTGAAAAGGCGGAATTTTTCCAAAAGTTTTATATCTCCTTGGTGCTGCATTTTATACTAGAGAAGAGTGTGAGTTCGCAACGAACTCCAGAAGGTGGTTTGTATGGTCACAGAATACACTGTTGAGAGGGTAAAGAGCGGAATCCAGGGGTTTGATGATCTAATCGAAGGTGGATTCCCGAAGGGTACCACGGTTCTCGTTACCGGTCCGACTGGGAGCGGCAAGACCACTTTTGGCGTTCAGTTCGTTTACAAGGGTGCCGAGCTTTACGATGAACCAGGAGTCATTGTCACCCTTGAGGAGAGGTCCCGCGACCTCAGACGGGAGATGCTCGCTTTTGGCTGGGACATCGGGAAGTATGAGAGGGAAGGGAAGATAGCCATAATCGACGGTGTTAGCGCCGTTGTCGGTCTTCCCTCCGAGGAGCAGTACGTCCTCGAGGGCAACCTTAACGCAGAGGACTTCCTTCGCTACGTCTACCGCGTGGTCAAGGCCATCAATGCCAAGAGGCTCGTAATAGACTCCATACCCTCGATAGCCTTCAGGCTTAAGAAGGAGGAGGAAATAAGGTCGGTCCTGCTCCAGTTCAACACCATACTCCTCGAGATGGGGGTTACCTCGATACTAACCACCGAAGCTCCTGACCCCTCCCGGGGCAAGATAAGCCGCTATGGCATAGAGGAGTATATAGCAAGGGGGGTCATCCTCCTCGACTTCGTTGAGAAGGAGGTCGAGCTCAAGCGCTACCTCCTCATAAGGAAGATGCGCGAGACCAAGCACTCCATGAAGAAGTATCCCTTCGAGATTAACGAGAATGGCATCGTCGTCTACCCGAGCGGCGAGCTATACTAACTCTCCTTCCCTTGTCGATTCCTCTCTAATAGAGTAAACTTTTTAAGGTTTCATTGATTACTTTCAATCATGGTTACGAGAGAAAAATTATCCATCGTACTCATTGCGGCCCTGCTCACGGTTCTCGGCCTCCTCTTAGTGACCGGAAACGAACGGGTCGAGTCCAAATCCTTTGTGGGACTCTGCGTCTACTCCGGTGAGGGGTTCTCAGTCCTGACTGACGGAGAGAGAACCGTCGGTGTGTATGCCTCCTTAGAGCTGGGCAAGGTTTACAGGGTTGAGGGGATTCCCTTCAACTCAACGTCCGGCCTTAAGATACGGCCTGAGAGGGTATACCCCTCCACTCCGACGTTTCCCCTCGATTCTATCACCGGTGCCTACTGGCTGTCCGGGGTCTCCTACCTGCTCACCCCCGCTAAGGTGAGGCTGGCCTTACCCCTGCCGGCTGACAAGGGTGAACTCGTGAGGGTGAGCGGTCTCTGGTACGGCGAAAAGTTTTATCCTGTAAACCACACCCGTCTGGGCTTCCCGAAGAAGCCCTCTGATGACATGCCCTGGGCCGTTGAGGGCGTGGTACTCTACTCGGGCGGGAAAACAATTCTCTGGAACGGGAGCGAAGAGGTGGTCCTCTACCTACCCTATGGGGCTGAACTCAAACTCGGGCAGAGGGTGAGGGTCGTTGGGATAGTCCGGTTCTACTCTAAGCTCTCGCTTTTTGTCGATTCCCCCGCTGACGTAGTTGTCACTGGAACCGCCGAGAAGAAACCTCTTCGAAAGGCGCGTGTTGGAGACGTCGCCGTGGGAAACTGCACCGCGGTCAGCGCCGGCCGCTCCCTGGGGTTGGACTGCACGGAACTCAGGCTCTACGGCTTCTCCGCGAGGGTAGGGGATAGTATTCACTTTGAG
The sequence above is drawn from the Thermococcus pacificus genome and encodes:
- a CDS encoding ATPase domain-containing protein, whose product is MVTEYTVERVKSGIQGFDDLIEGGFPKGTTVLVTGPTGSGKTTFGVQFVYKGAELYDEPGVIVTLEERSRDLRREMLAFGWDIGKYEREGKIAIIDGVSAVVGLPSEEQYVLEGNLNAEDFLRYVYRVVKAINAKRLVIDSIPSIAFRLKKEEEIRSVLLQFNTILLEMGVTSILTTEAPDPSRGKISRYGIEEYIARGVILLDFVEKEVELKRYLLIRKMRETKHSMKKYPFEINENGIVVYPSGELY